The segment CCTTCGGCACAAGATACCCCAGCAATGCCACCTCCCACTATGACAAAAGTGGACTCCATTTCTTCCATATGTTCCTTGGATTCAttcatatttaacaaaaaagtaCATATCACATTACAgcgataataaaaactaattattctTTGCTGGTTTCCAATCTGAGTAATTATATTGTCTTATAGGGACATCAAACGTGATAGTCCCATAATCCTTAGCTCTGAGTAATGCAATTAAAAGTTCTTTGTGCCTcttttgacaaatatttgtctttctgtaaatatataaaaaataaatatataaatatatgtgccaaaaaaatataataaactactgaaataattaataaaatttagacaTTACTTACGTATAACTTATAACATCGCCGTTATATTTGTTGATAAACTGTTCAAGCAGTTTGATGTTTCTATAATCAAGTACGAGATATTCATCTCTACATATGGGACAAGGACTTCCAGTAGAGATTACACCGGCTCTCTAAATTATACAAGATTGTTAAAAACATTGTATcaattgtataatacatagaaaaatttgaatacatACTATGCAAGTCTTTCGAGTCTTTTTTGGTGGAAACGCTCCTTTGTGATTTCTTCTATATAATTTCCACACTGGATCATCTccgtatgtttttttataagctagattttgtaacaattacattaatataataatcttatcACATAAACTTACTTATAAGCTAAACTTTGTGATATATAACATAGCTCATAAACAATTTCTAACCATCACTATTCATATAGTTGATGCTTGTTTCTACTGAAACAATTGGTCTAAGGGCAACTTTGGGAGCATCTGGATTCTCAGCTTCAGCTATATTTCCTTCTTCTGTATTATCAGAACAACGTGCAACCGAAAATGTGATAGCTCTTGCTGGATCGAGctgtgaataatttaaatctataaaaaacattggcttaaatattgtttcttaGTTACTTTGCAAACTTACTTTATGAGATAAACTCGCTCGCGCCAGCGTTCCAATTCGATGTAATGTATTAAGAATCGACATATTTCGCAAGTTATAACGAATATTACGTAGAGTTTCGTGAGGTTAAACAGCGTGTGAATCAGGTAACATCGAATATATTCACAGTGTTTAAGTTCTATGTACATACACTACTGTGAACGAATCATAACAGAAAACAATGCGTTTACAATCTTTAATATGAATAGACTTGTCAATGTGCGATATTCTGATTGTCCAATAGAAAAATGTgcttaatagaaatttttattgataatatatttgtcactaaaaaataaagtttttgatTGGGAACGGATCTATACAATAGCATATGTCGGATGATGTATTCATGTCGGTTTGCCTTAAGCATGTCATTATTTTAAGGTTTGTTCGAGTTACGTATAGATCGGAGCATAAGCTGCGTTCAGCAGAATGAAGCGCTCAATAAGCGATTAGTGATGCATTGCAATA is part of the Linepithema humile isolate Giens D197 chromosome 3, Lhum_UNIL_v1.0, whole genome shotgun sequence genome and harbors:
- the mRpS18B gene encoding small ribosomal subunit protein mS40, with the protein product MSILNTLHRIGTLARASLSHKLDPARAITFSVARCSDNTEEGNIAEAENPDAPKVALRPIVSVETSINYMNSDAYKKTYGDDPVWKLYRRNHKGAFPPKKTRKTCIRAGVISTGSPCPICRDEYLVLDYRNIKLLEQFINKYNGDVISYTKTNICQKRHKELLIALLRAKDYGTITFDVPIRQYNYSDWKPAKNN